Proteins co-encoded in one Lagopus muta isolate bLagMut1 chromosome 25, bLagMut1 primary, whole genome shotgun sequence genomic window:
- the GTSF1 gene encoding gametocyte-specific factor 1 isoform X1 yields MRREKRLLGDTAHAHGVAGVARQVFSGRGAEERQCPSTPLRFSLDALRAFPARYRSPSPLWRQRMTWSHPEVAKLLATCPFNARHLVPRADLVDHIAKCRDKGFIEHDIAHCSSGFQRDEVNAVSTWQAPPCDEDWETELLEEPNSPFIWGMTNSGINSCSVTSGQKNYLPSSVRAPESSPYAASWKD; encoded by the exons ATGCGCAGAGAGAAGAGGTTGCTAGGAGACACCGCGCATGCGCACGGGGTAGCGGGGGTAGCACGGCAGGTATTTTCCGGCCGAGGCGCCGAGGAGAGGCAGTGCCCTTCGACTCCGCTCCGCTTTTCTCTCGACGCCCTGAGGGCCTTCCCGGCCCGGTACCGCAGCCCTTCCCCACTATGGAGGCAGAGGATGACTTGG AGTCACCCTGAAGTTGCAAAGTTATTGGCCACGTGTCCCTTCAACGCTCGCCATCTTGTTCCTCGAGCCGACCTCGTCGATCACATAGCGAAGTGCCGGGACAAAGGGTTCATTGAGCATGATATAG cACATTGTTCTTCTGGCTTCCAAAGAGATGAGGTGAATGCTGTAAGCACATGGCAGGCACCTCCATGTGATGAAGACTGGGAAACAG AGTTGCTAGAGGAGCCAAATTCCCCTTTTATTTGGGGCATGACCAACTCTGGCATAAACAG TTGCAGTGTTACCTCTGGACAAAAGAATTACCTTCCTTCAAGTGTACGTGCGCCTGAGTCCTCCCCATATGCTGCATCATGGAAGGATT aa
- the GTSF1 gene encoding gametocyte-specific factor 1 isoform X2, producing MEAEDDLDDPERLIQCPYDKQHQIRACRFPYHLVKCRKSHPEVAKLLATCPFNARHLVPRADLVDHIAKCRDKGFIEHDIAHCSSGFQRDEVNAVSTWQAPPCDEDWETELLEEPNSPFIWGMTNSGINSCSVTSGQKNYLPSSVRAPESSPYAASWKD from the exons ATGGAGGCAGAGGATGACTTGG ATGATCCAGAGAGATTAATACAGTGTCCATATGATAAACAACATCAAATCAGAGCCTGTCGTTTTCCCTATCATCTTGTAAAGTGCAGGAAG AGTCACCCTGAAGTTGCAAAGTTATTGGCCACGTGTCCCTTCAACGCTCGCCATCTTGTTCCTCGAGCCGACCTCGTCGATCACATAGCGAAGTGCCGGGACAAAGGGTTCATTGAGCATGATATAG cACATTGTTCTTCTGGCTTCCAAAGAGATGAGGTGAATGCTGTAAGCACATGGCAGGCACCTCCATGTGATGAAGACTGGGAAACAG AGTTGCTAGAGGAGCCAAATTCCCCTTTTATTTGGGGCATGACCAACTCTGGCATAAACAG TTGCAGTGTTACCTCTGGACAAAAGAATTACCTTCCTTCAAGTGTACGTGCGCCTGAGTCCTCCCCATATGCTGCATCATGGAAGGATT aa
- the LOC125684735 gene encoding feather keratin 1-like, with product MSCYDQCVPRLPCQPCGPTPLGSSCNEPCVRQCQDSNVFIQPSPVVVTLPGPILSSFPQNTAVGSSTSAAVGSILSSEGVPITSGGFGLSGIGSGICGRRCLPC from the coding sequence ATGTCCTGCTACGACCAGTGCGTGCCACgcctgccctgccagccctgcggccccacccctctgggcagcagctgcaacgagccctgcgtcaggcagtgccaggactccaacgtcttcatccagccctctcccgtggtggtgaccctgcctggacccatcctcagctccttcccgcagaACACCGCCGTGGGATCCTCCACCTCCGCTGCagttggcagcatcctcagctctgagggcgTGCCCATCACCTCTGGAGGCTTTGGCCTCTCTGGCATTGGCAGCGGCATCTGTGGCAGGCGGTGCCTCCCCTGCTAA
- the LOC125684361 gene encoding uncharacterized protein LOC125684361: protein MVSAGGATQQDINKPGDFFSVELPSLNDREALRRGAVLHPILTEKDGVMLNVNVKGSIGISVHEMEGEFTFEVSLVENYSVRKETVGLGQCWSGIKAGPNPLSVIRSSCLHLPGNQVPLQTQDMSCYDQCVPRLPCQPCGPTPLGSSCNEPCVRQCQDSNVFIQPSPVVVTLPGPILSSFPQNTAVGSSTSAAVGSILSSEGVPISSGGFGLSGIGSRFSGRRFFPC from the exons ATGGTATCTGCAGGAGGAGCAACTCAGCAGGATATAAACAAACCAGgagatttcttttctgtggagCTTCCTTCCCTAAATGACAGAGAAGCTCTGAGGAGAGGTGCTGTATTGCACCCCATCCTCACTGAAAAGGATGGTGTCATGTTGAATGTGAATGTGAAAGGAAGCATTGGCATCAGTGTCCATGAGATG GAGGGAGAATTTACATTTGAGGTGAGTCTTGTGGAAAATTACAGTGTGCGTAAAGAGACGGTGGGcctggggcagtgctggagtGGTATAAAAGCGGGCCCAAATCCTCTCTCAGTCATTCGCTCCTCTTGCCTCCATCTCCCAGGGAACCAG GTGCCCCTCCAGACACAAGACATGTCCTGCTACGACCAGTGCGTGCCACgcctgccctgccagccctgcggccccacccctctgggcagcagctgcaacgagccctgcgtcaggcagtgccaggactccaacgtcttcatccagccctctcccgtggtggtgaccctgcccggacccatcctcagctccttcccgcagaACACCGCTGTGGGAtcctccacctccgctgccgttggcagcatcctcagctctgagggcgTGCCCATCTCCTCTGGAGGCTTTGGCCTCTCTGGCATTGGCAGCCGCTTCAGTGGCAGGCGGTTCTTCCCCTGCTAA